In one Marinitoga sp. 1197 genomic region, the following are encoded:
- the glyA gene encoding serine hydroxymethyltransferase — MWENLKTVDPEIYDIVMKELKRQEFGLELIASENFASQAVMEAMGSVLTNKYAEGYPKKRYYGGCEFVDEAETLARKRAKELFGAKYANVQPHSGSQANMGVYLALMETGETLMGMSLSHGGHLTHGASVNFSGKIFNVVQYGVNEETEVIDYDEVEKLAIEHNPKIIVAGGSAYARIIDFKRFRDIADKVGAYLVVDMSHFAGLVAAGLYPHPLEYAHVVTTTTHKTLRGPRGGMILTNDKEIYKLINKSIFPGIQGGPLMHVIAAKAVAFKEALSSEFKEYQAQVVKNAKKLAEEMEKLGFRIVSGGTDSHLFLVDLTEKNVTGKAAEKALEASGITVNKNTIPKETRSPFVTSGIRIGTPAVTTRGMKESEMKIIAQLINEVIINIKDEDGSLDDEFKESIKFKVKELCEKFPLYKGKIF; from the coding sequence ATGTGGGAAAACTTAAAAACCGTTGATCCTGAAATTTATGATATTGTTATGAAAGAATTAAAAAGGCAGGAGTTCGGATTAGAATTAATAGCTTCAGAAAATTTTGCATCTCAGGCTGTAATGGAAGCAATGGGGAGTGTATTAACAAATAAATATGCAGAAGGTTATCCTAAAAAAAGATATTATGGTGGTTGTGAATTTGTTGACGAAGCTGAAACTTTAGCAAGAAAAAGAGCTAAAGAATTATTTGGGGCAAAATATGCTAATGTTCAACCACATTCAGGTTCTCAGGCAAATATGGGTGTTTATTTAGCGTTAATGGAAACAGGAGAAACATTAATGGGAATGTCGTTAAGTCATGGCGGACATTTGACACATGGAGCTTCTGTTAATTTTTCTGGTAAAATATTCAATGTAGTTCAGTATGGAGTTAACGAAGAAACAGAGGTTATCGATTATGACGAGGTTGAAAAGCTAGCTATTGAACATAATCCGAAAATTATAGTAGCTGGCGGAAGTGCGTATGCGAGGATTATTGATTTTAAGAGATTTAGAGATATTGCAGATAAAGTAGGAGCTTATTTAGTTGTTGATATGTCACATTTTGCAGGTTTAGTTGCTGCTGGTTTATATCCCCATCCTTTGGAATATGCACACGTTGTTACTACTACTACACACAAAACATTAAGAGGTCCTCGTGGTGGTATGATTTTAACTAATGATAAAGAAATATATAAATTAATCAATAAAAGTATATTTCCAGGAATTCAAGGTGGCCCTTTAATGCATGTTATTGCTGCAAAAGCTGTAGCTTTCAAAGAAGCTCTATCTTCAGAATTTAAAGAATACCAAGCTCAAGTTGTTAAAAATGCCAAAAAATTAGCAGAAGAAATGGAAAAATTAGGGTTCAGAATAGTTTCTGGGGGCACAGATTCACACCTTTTCTTAGTTGATTTAACAGAAAAAAATGTAACGGGTAAAGCTGCTGAAAAAGCTTTAGAAGCTTCTGGTATTACTGTTAATAAAAATACTATACCAAAAGAAACAAGATCACCATTTGTTACAAGTGGAATTAGAATAGGAACACCTGCTGTTACAACAAGAGGAATGAAAGAAAGTGAAATGAAAATTATTGCTCAATTAATCAATGAGGTTATTATAAATATAAAAGACGAAGATGGTAGTCTGGATGATGAATTTAAAGAATCGATTAAATTCAAAGTTAAAGAATTATGTGAAAAATTCCCTTTATATAAAGGAAAAATATTTTAA
- a CDS encoding OmpH family outer membrane protein, with protein MKHFSKYFIVVIVLMAFLFIPKIGISEGSKETGKNLKIAFVQMEKVTQNYYKWVDLQEKYKNDLQYYQNKINKLQQDFENLKNSGASQETLVQKQKELQTRVSEYQKAIQDEYTKKTNEILDEIKTKIISYAKDNGYNLVLYEPSVLYADELVDITQQIIEMLKK; from the coding sequence GTGAAGCATTTTTCAAAATATTTTATTGTAGTAATTGTTTTAATGGCATTTTTATTTATTCCTAAAATAGGGATATCTGAAGGTTCAAAAGAAACAGGAAAAAACTTAAAGATTGCATTTGTTCAAATGGAAAAGGTTACACAAAATTATTATAAATGGGTTGACCTACAGGAAAAATATAAAAACGATCTTCAATATTATCAGAACAAAATAAACAAATTGCAACAGGATTTTGAAAATCTCAAAAATTCTGGAGCTTCACAGGAAACTTTAGTTCAAAAACAAAAAGAATTACAAACAAGAGTTTCAGAATATCAAAAAGCTATTCAGGACGAATATACCAAAAAAACAAATGAAATTTTGGATGAAATAAAAACAAAAATTATCAGTTATGCCAAAGATAATGGTTATAATCTGGTACTTTATGAACCATCGGTTTTATATGCAGATGAATTAGTAGACATTACGCAACAAATAATCGAAATGTTAAAAAAATAA